A window of Brachybacterium fresconis contains these coding sequences:
- a CDS encoding CPBP family glutamic-type intramembrane protease: protein MSATEAARPAAYHRLATLRPAWSSWPKPLLTLAAAFIAYVVLASVLLVLTILVLALAPGVNVAIGVTSGDPTSPLDVGLALAMGALWWPAGLIGVRVGGWRPPRLTWSVAARVRRELLRSMTAHVMIGGLVVVALAALAGLLAGPGAAPDPAADGGAGVLSRLLVILLVLVLAPLQALGLELTLRGVVLQALGTWLRSPVVPILVTAAFALIGRQLTPAVVIPALAVALAAAVLAWKTGGLELPILLTLTLTVAAMIVSALTAGTGAGTGVSALGAAVAAPGTSAAALAAPEAAAAWAGGVVSAVALLALTVVIMVVVSRREGLRLLQPVGRPAAEPVPEPVPF, encoded by the coding sequence ATGAGCGCGACCGAAGCCGCTCGCCCCGCCGCGTATCACCGCCTGGCCACGCTCCGCCCGGCCTGGTCGTCCTGGCCCAAGCCGCTGCTGACCCTCGCCGCGGCGTTCATCGCCTACGTGGTGCTCGCCTCCGTGCTGCTGGTCCTCACGATCCTCGTCCTCGCGCTCGCCCCCGGCGTGAACGTTGCGATCGGTGTGACCAGCGGCGACCCCACCAGCCCCCTCGACGTCGGGCTCGCCCTGGCGATGGGTGCGCTGTGGTGGCCGGCCGGACTGATCGGGGTGCGGGTCGGTGGCTGGCGTCCGCCCCGCCTGACCTGGTCGGTCGCCGCACGCGTGCGGCGTGAGCTGCTGCGGTCGATGACGGCGCACGTGATGATCGGCGGGCTCGTCGTCGTCGCTCTCGCCGCCCTCGCCGGCCTGCTCGCCGGGCCCGGCGCAGCGCCGGATCCTGCGGCCGACGGGGGCGCCGGCGTCCTCTCACGGCTCCTGGTGATCCTGCTGGTGCTGGTGCTGGCCCCGCTCCAGGCGCTCGGACTCGAGCTGACGCTGCGGGGCGTGGTCCTGCAGGCCCTCGGCACGTGGCTGCGCAGCCCGGTCGTCCCGATCCTCGTCACCGCGGCCTTCGCGCTCATCGGCCGCCAGCTGACCCCGGCCGTGGTGATCCCGGCGCTCGCCGTGGCGCTGGCCGCGGCGGTGCTCGCCTGGAAGACCGGCGGTCTCGAGCTGCCGATCCTCCTCACCCTCACGCTCACGGTCGCCGCGATGATCGTCTCCGCCCTGACCGCAGGCACGGGCGCCGGGACCGGGGTGAGCGCCCTGGGCGCCGCCGTCGCGGCTCCGGGCACGTCCGCTGCCGCCCTCGCCGCCCCGGAGGCCGCGGCGGCATGGGCAGGCGGAGTGGTCAGCGCGGTCGCTCTTCTGGCGCTGACCGTCGTGATCATGGTCGTGGTCAGCCGGCGGGAGGGCCTGCGTCTGCTTCAGCCCGTCGGCCGCCCTGCCGCCGAACCGGTGCCGGAGCCCGTCCCCTTCTGA
- a CDS encoding serine hydrolase domain-containing protein, whose protein sequence is MSPADAARSTTTDPITAAPPRAAAASATEAAPGAAPAGGAGTVPDPLLLFPLRQRIVERDLGVRAIHVHRGGRDEVSHRFVEDTAENIYSCSKTVTALAVGIAASEGLLEVEDRLVDHLPAPAGGYGRGIDQVRLRHLLTMTSGSPVLGFLEEERDHEDLTALILGTDLIADPGRRWEYSNGSIFLLSRVISERTGQSLRDWLLPRLFEPLGILNPQWHTTRDGHSWGATGLHLKSGQLARIGRLLLQRGEHEGTQLVPAAWIDAMHAEDTWVATGEVEPESTRYGYGVWRCSIDGAWRADGAYGQLVLVLPEQDAVVTLTSHLEGRGSDEIMRAVWEELLPLL, encoded by the coding sequence ATGAGCCCCGCCGACGCCGCCCGGTCCACCACGACCGACCCGATCACCGCCGCCCCGCCGCGTGCCGCCGCCGCGTCCGCCACGGAGGCCGCGCCCGGAGCCGCCCCCGCCGGCGGCGCGGGCACCGTGCCGGACCCGTTGCTGCTGTTCCCGCTCCGCCAACGGATCGTCGAACGCGACCTCGGGGTGCGGGCGATCCACGTCCACCGCGGCGGTCGGGACGAGGTCTCCCACCGCTTCGTCGAGGACACCGCGGAGAACATCTACTCCTGCTCCAAGACGGTCACCGCGCTCGCCGTGGGGATCGCCGCGAGCGAGGGTCTGCTCGAGGTCGAGGACCGCCTGGTCGACCACCTGCCCGCCCCGGCGGGCGGCTACGGCCGGGGCATCGACCAGGTGCGGCTGCGCCACCTGCTGACCATGACCTCCGGTTCGCCCGTGCTGGGCTTCCTCGAGGAGGAGCGCGACCACGAGGACCTCACCGCCCTGATCCTCGGCACCGACCTGATCGCCGACCCGGGCCGGCGGTGGGAGTACTCCAACGGGTCGATCTTCCTGCTCTCGCGGGTCATCAGCGAGCGCACGGGGCAGAGCCTGCGCGACTGGCTGCTGCCGCGCCTGTTCGAGCCGCTGGGGATCCTGAACCCGCAGTGGCACACCACCCGGGACGGCCACAGCTGGGGCGCGACCGGCCTGCACCTGAAGTCGGGTCAGCTGGCCCGCATCGGCCGCCTGCTGCTGCAGCGCGGCGAGCACGAGGGGACCCAGCTGGTCCCCGCCGCCTGGATCGATGCGATGCACGCCGAGGACACCTGGGTGGCCACCGGCGAGGTCGAGCCCGAATCCACCCGGTACGGCTACGGCGTCTGGCGCTGCTCGATCGACGGGGCGTGGCGGGCCGACGGTGCCTACGGCCAGCTCGTGCTCGTCCTCCCGGAGCAGGACGCCGTCGTCACCCTCACCTCCCATCTCGAGGGGCGCGGCTCCGACGAGATCATGCGGGCCGTGTGGGAGGAGCTGCTGCCGCTGCTGTGA
- a CDS encoding class II glutamine amidotransferase has translation MCRLFALRSDQPVTAEFWLLDAPYSLLNQSHFNADGTGFGWIDETGSARIRKRPVAAYESEAFAHAAATLRSSSMIAHIRLSSGAGHSDDNTHPFLQDGIITAHNGVLEVTDEMRRRVAELGTEHHVHGTTDSEWMAALITGEVAVHDGDLHAGVVAALRWIGAHVPVYSVNILVMNRDELIAVRLPATNELWVLERSATDKHPREALEQSSDSLRARSEDLRGVRSVVIASEPMDDDPAWRLMGSGELVRLDAEGALTSEHPFGPLAQALSIDDLGLSAAASQAHAAQERAQTERRHHLAEGHAGPESAAGPESAAGPTGPDGNAAR, from the coding sequence ATGTGTCGACTCTTCGCTCTCCGATCCGATCAGCCCGTGACCGCCGAATTCTGGCTGCTCGATGCCCCCTACTCGCTGCTGAACCAGTCCCACTTCAACGCTGACGGGACCGGATTCGGCTGGATCGACGAGACCGGGTCCGCCCGGATCCGCAAGCGGCCCGTCGCCGCCTACGAGTCCGAGGCCTTCGCCCACGCCGCCGCCACGCTGCGCTCGAGCTCGATGATCGCCCACATCCGGCTCTCCTCCGGAGCCGGTCACAGCGACGACAACACCCACCCCTTCCTGCAGGACGGCATCATCACCGCCCACAACGGGGTCCTCGAGGTCACCGACGAGATGCGCCGACGCGTCGCCGAGCTCGGCACGGAGCACCACGTCCACGGCACCACCGACAGCGAATGGATGGCCGCGCTGATCACGGGAGAGGTCGCCGTGCACGACGGGGACCTGCACGCCGGGGTGGTCGCCGCGCTGCGCTGGATCGGCGCGCACGTGCCCGTCTATTCCGTGAACATCCTGGTCATGAACCGCGACGAGCTGATCGCCGTGCGTCTTCCCGCCACCAACGAGCTGTGGGTCCTGGAACGCTCCGCCACCGACAAGCACCCGCGCGAGGCCTTGGAGCAGTCGTCCGACTCGCTGCGCGCCCGCAGCGAGGACCTGCGCGGCGTGCGCTCGGTCGTCATCGCCAGCGAACCGATGGACGATGACCCGGCCTGGCGCCTGATGGGCTCCGGGGAACTGGTGCGCCTGGACGCCGAGGGCGCGCTGACCAGCGAGCACCCCTTCGGGCCGCTCGCGCAGGCGCTGAGCATCGATGATCTCGGGCTCTCGGCGGCCGCGTCCCAGGCCCACGCCGCCCAGGAGCGTGCCCAGACCGAGCGCCGCCACCACCTCGCCGAGGGTCACGCGGGCCCCGAGAGCGCCGCGGGCCCCGAGAGCGCCGCCGGACCGACGGGCCCGGACGGGAACGCCGCCCGATGA